In Sphaeramia orbicularis chromosome 1, fSphaOr1.1, whole genome shotgun sequence, a genomic segment contains:
- the osbp gene encoding oxysterol-binding protein 1 isoform X3, with protein MSESKPPTPTPGDTYKGWLFKWTNYIKGYQRRWFVLSNGLLSYYRTQAEMGHTCRGTINLATANIAVEDSCNFVISNGGAQTYHLKASSEVERQRWITALELAKAKAVRMQAESDDSGDECPAMPPTSGQGGGGRNSEVQSTLRTLGSKVEDLTTCNDLIVKHGSALQRSLSELEGLRVGGDMGEKIRQVTERATLFRITSNAMINACRDFLSLAQNHSKRWQKALQAERDQRIRLEETLEQLAKQHNHLERAFRGATVLPSSFSNPALANKGGVSGKGDASDEDDDNEFFDAMEDPAEFITVPADPKYHRRSGSNVSGISSETGMDDQSVNFDELSLASNPDSPQSLELEPVRQRRTRIPDKPNYYLNLWSIMKNCIGKELSKIPMPVNFNEPLSMLQRLSEDLEYYELLDKAAKCQSSLEQMCYVAAFTVSSYSTTVHRTGKPFNPLLGETFELDRLRECGYRSLCEQVSHHPPAAAHHAASEKGWSLRQEITLASKFRGKYLSIMPLGSIQCLFEKSNNHYSWKKVTTTVHNIIVGKLWIDQSGEIDVVNHRTGDRCHLKFAPYSYFSRDVPRKVTGVVTDKDGKAHYVLSGTWDEKMEFSRVMQSSKGENGTEGKQRTVYQTLKAKEIWKKNPLPEGAENMYYFSSLALTLNEPEEGIAPTDSRRRPDQRLMEDGRWDEANAEKQRLEEKQRTARREREREAVKAVNSPEEAVTEDSINDSALKTDAGEAGTQASEVSDESAHPDNYQALWFEKLDDPVSGETLHVYKGGYWEAKDQGNWDMCPDIF; from the exons ATGTCGGAGTCTAAACCCCCTACTCCAACCCCAGGAGACACATATAAGGGTTGGCTCTTCAAATGGACAAACTATATAAAAGGTTACCAGAGACGTTGGTTTGTTCTTAGCAATGGACTGCTGTCTTACTATAG AACCCAGGCAGAAATGGGCCACACATGTCGTGGCACCATCAACTTGGCCACAGCTAATATCGCTGTGGAGGACTCGTGCAATTTTGTCATTTCCAATGGTGGAGCACAGACCTATCACTTAAAGGCTAGTTCCGAAGTGGAACGTCAGCGCTGGATCACTGCTCTGGAACTTGCCAAGGCTAAAGCTGTCCGCATGCAGGCTGAATCTG ATGACTCCGGTGATGAGTGCCCTGCTATGCCCCCAACCTCTGGACAGGGTGGAGGGGGCCGTAACTCAGAAGTCCAGTCCACACTACGCACACTTGGCAGCAAAGTTGAAGACCTGACCACCTGCAATGATCTCATTGTTAAACATGGATCTGCTCTCCAAAG GTCTTTGTCTGAGCTGGAGGGGCTTCGTGTCGGAGGTGACATGGGCGAAAAGATCAGACAAGTCACAGAGAGGGCAACACTGTTCCGAATCACCTCTAATGCCATGATCAAT GCATGTCGAGACTTCCTGTCACTGGCCCAGAACCACAGTAAGCGCTGGCAGAAAGCCTTACAGGCTGAAAGAGACCAGAGGATAAGACTGGAGGAGACACTGGAGCAGCTGGCCAAACAGCATAACCACTTAGAAAGGGCTTTCAGAGGAGCTACAGTCCTGCCCTCTTCATTCAGCAACCCTGCCTTAGCTAACAAAG GTGGTGTGTCAGGAAAAGGTGATGctagtgatgaagatgatgacaatgAGTTCTTTGATGCTATGGAAGATCCAGCAGAGTTCATTACTGTTCCTGCTGATCCCAAGTATCACAG GAGATCTGGTAGCAACGTTAGTGGGATCAGCAGTGAGACTGGAATGGACGATCAGTCTGTAAAT TTTGATGAACTATCTTTGGCATCTAATCCGGACTCTCCACAGTCCCTTGAGCTTGAGCCAGTTCGACAAAGACGAACTCGTATCCCCGACAAACCTAATTATTACCTCAATCTGTGGAGCATCATGAAGAACTGCATTGGAAAGGAGCTCTCAAAGATCCCAATGCCT GTTAATTTCAATGAGCCTCTTTCAATGTTGCAACGTTTGTCTGAAGATCTGGAGTACTATGAGCTGCTGGACAAGGCTGCGAAATGTCAGAGCTCTCTGGAGCAGATGTGTTACGTCGCTGCATTCACAGTCTCGTCCTACTCTACTACTGTTCACCGCACAGGAAAACCTTTTAATCCTTTGCTGGGCGAGACCTTTGAGCTTGATCGGCTCAGAGAGTGTGGCTACCGCTCCCTCTGCGAACAA GTGAGTCACCATCCACCTGCTGCAGCTCACCATGCTGCCTCTGAAAAGGGTTGGAGCCTCAGACAAGAAATTACTCTGGCTAGCAAGTTTAGAGGAAAATATCTGTCCATCATGCCCCTCG GTTCAATCCAATGTCTGTTTGAGAAAAGCAACAATCACTACTCATGGAAGAAAGTTACTACAACAGTACACAATATTATTGTTGGAAAATTGTGGATCGACCAG TCAGGGGAGATAGATGTGGTGAACCACCGGACAGGAGACCGCTGTCACCTCAAATTCGCACCTTACAGTTACTTCTCCAGAGATGTACCCAGAAAG GTAACAGGAGTGGTGACAGATAAGGATGGGAAAGCCCATTACGTGTTGTCAGGAACCTGGGATGAGAAGATGGAGTTTAGCAGGGTAATGCAGAGCAGTAAAGGTGAAAACGGCACTGAAGGCAAACAGAGGACTGTGTATCAGACGCTCAAAGCCAAAGAAATCTGGAAAAAGAACCCATTACC AGAGGGGGCAGAGAACATGTATTACTTTTCCTCACTTGCATTAACACTGAATGAACCCGAAGAGGGAATAGCACCGACAGACAGCAGGCGGCGGCCGGACCAGCGGTTAATGGAGGACGGACGATGGGATGAGGCCAATGCAGAGAAACAGCGGCTAGAAGAAAAACAGCGAACCGCCCGTCGAGAAAGGGAGAGGGAGGCTGTGAAGGCTGTCAACTCACCTGAggaag CTGTCACTGAGGATTCAATCAATGACTCTGCCCTGAAAA CTGATGCAGGGGAGGCTGGCACACAAGCAAGTGAGGTTTCTGATGAAA GCGCCCACCCTGATAATTACCAAGCATTGTGGTTCGAGAAGCTCGACGATCCTGTATCCGGAGAGACCCTACATGTCTACAAAGGAGGCTACTGGGAGGCGAAGGACCAGGGCAACTGGGACATGTGCCCTGACATCTTCTGA
- the osbp gene encoding oxysterol-binding protein 1 isoform X5, which translates to MSESKPPTPTPGDTYKGWLFKWTNYIKGYQRRWFVLSNGLLSYYRTQAEMGHTCRGTINLATANIAVEDSCNFVISNGGAQTYHLKASSEVERQRWITALELAKAKAVRMQAESDDSGDECPAMPPTSGQGGGGRNSEVQSTLRTLGSKVEDLTTCNDLIVKHGSALQRSLSELEGLRVGGDMGEKIRQVTERATLFRITSNAMINACRDFLSLAQNHSKRWQKALQAERDQRIRLEETLEQLAKQHNHLERAFRGATVLPSSFSNPALANKGGVSGKGDASDEDDDNEFFDAMEDPAEFITVPADPKYHRRSGSNVSGISSETGMDDQSVNFDELSLASNPDSPQSLELEPVRQRRTRIPDKPNYYLNLWSIMKNCIGKELSKIPMPVNFNEPLSMLQRLSEDLEYYELLDKAAKCQSSLEQMCYVAAFTVSSYSTTVHRTGKPFNPLLGETFELDRLRECGYRSLCEQVSHHPPAAAHHAASEKGWSLRQEITLASKFRGKYLSIMPLGSIQCLFEKSNNHYSWKKVTTTVHNIIVGKLWIDQSGEIDVVNHRTGDRCHLKFAPYSYFSRDVPRKVTGVVTDKDGKAHYVLSGTWDEKMEFSRVMQSSKGENGTEGKQRTVYQTLKAKEIWKKNPLPEGAENMYYFSSLALTLNEPEEGIAPTDSRRRPDQRLMEDGRWDEANAEKQRLEEKQRTARREREREAVKAVNSPEEAVTEDSINDSALKSAHPDNYQALWFEKLDDPVSGETLHVYKGGYWEAKDQGNWDMCPDIF; encoded by the exons ATGTCGGAGTCTAAACCCCCTACTCCAACCCCAGGAGACACATATAAGGGTTGGCTCTTCAAATGGACAAACTATATAAAAGGTTACCAGAGACGTTGGTTTGTTCTTAGCAATGGACTGCTGTCTTACTATAG AACCCAGGCAGAAATGGGCCACACATGTCGTGGCACCATCAACTTGGCCACAGCTAATATCGCTGTGGAGGACTCGTGCAATTTTGTCATTTCCAATGGTGGAGCACAGACCTATCACTTAAAGGCTAGTTCCGAAGTGGAACGTCAGCGCTGGATCACTGCTCTGGAACTTGCCAAGGCTAAAGCTGTCCGCATGCAGGCTGAATCTG ATGACTCCGGTGATGAGTGCCCTGCTATGCCCCCAACCTCTGGACAGGGTGGAGGGGGCCGTAACTCAGAAGTCCAGTCCACACTACGCACACTTGGCAGCAAAGTTGAAGACCTGACCACCTGCAATGATCTCATTGTTAAACATGGATCTGCTCTCCAAAG GTCTTTGTCTGAGCTGGAGGGGCTTCGTGTCGGAGGTGACATGGGCGAAAAGATCAGACAAGTCACAGAGAGGGCAACACTGTTCCGAATCACCTCTAATGCCATGATCAAT GCATGTCGAGACTTCCTGTCACTGGCCCAGAACCACAGTAAGCGCTGGCAGAAAGCCTTACAGGCTGAAAGAGACCAGAGGATAAGACTGGAGGAGACACTGGAGCAGCTGGCCAAACAGCATAACCACTTAGAAAGGGCTTTCAGAGGAGCTACAGTCCTGCCCTCTTCATTCAGCAACCCTGCCTTAGCTAACAAAG GTGGTGTGTCAGGAAAAGGTGATGctagtgatgaagatgatgacaatgAGTTCTTTGATGCTATGGAAGATCCAGCAGAGTTCATTACTGTTCCTGCTGATCCCAAGTATCACAG GAGATCTGGTAGCAACGTTAGTGGGATCAGCAGTGAGACTGGAATGGACGATCAGTCTGTAAAT TTTGATGAACTATCTTTGGCATCTAATCCGGACTCTCCACAGTCCCTTGAGCTTGAGCCAGTTCGACAAAGACGAACTCGTATCCCCGACAAACCTAATTATTACCTCAATCTGTGGAGCATCATGAAGAACTGCATTGGAAAGGAGCTCTCAAAGATCCCAATGCCT GTTAATTTCAATGAGCCTCTTTCAATGTTGCAACGTTTGTCTGAAGATCTGGAGTACTATGAGCTGCTGGACAAGGCTGCGAAATGTCAGAGCTCTCTGGAGCAGATGTGTTACGTCGCTGCATTCACAGTCTCGTCCTACTCTACTACTGTTCACCGCACAGGAAAACCTTTTAATCCTTTGCTGGGCGAGACCTTTGAGCTTGATCGGCTCAGAGAGTGTGGCTACCGCTCCCTCTGCGAACAA GTGAGTCACCATCCACCTGCTGCAGCTCACCATGCTGCCTCTGAAAAGGGTTGGAGCCTCAGACAAGAAATTACTCTGGCTAGCAAGTTTAGAGGAAAATATCTGTCCATCATGCCCCTCG GTTCAATCCAATGTCTGTTTGAGAAAAGCAACAATCACTACTCATGGAAGAAAGTTACTACAACAGTACACAATATTATTGTTGGAAAATTGTGGATCGACCAG TCAGGGGAGATAGATGTGGTGAACCACCGGACAGGAGACCGCTGTCACCTCAAATTCGCACCTTACAGTTACTTCTCCAGAGATGTACCCAGAAAG GTAACAGGAGTGGTGACAGATAAGGATGGGAAAGCCCATTACGTGTTGTCAGGAACCTGGGATGAGAAGATGGAGTTTAGCAGGGTAATGCAGAGCAGTAAAGGTGAAAACGGCACTGAAGGCAAACAGAGGACTGTGTATCAGACGCTCAAAGCCAAAGAAATCTGGAAAAAGAACCCATTACC AGAGGGGGCAGAGAACATGTATTACTTTTCCTCACTTGCATTAACACTGAATGAACCCGAAGAGGGAATAGCACCGACAGACAGCAGGCGGCGGCCGGACCAGCGGTTAATGGAGGACGGACGATGGGATGAGGCCAATGCAGAGAAACAGCGGCTAGAAGAAAAACAGCGAACCGCCCGTCGAGAAAGGGAGAGGGAGGCTGTGAAGGCTGTCAACTCACCTGAggaag CTGTCACTGAGGATTCAATCAATGACTCTGCCCTGAAAA GCGCCCACCCTGATAATTACCAAGCATTGTGGTTCGAGAAGCTCGACGATCCTGTATCCGGAGAGACCCTACATGTCTACAAAGGAGGCTACTGGGAGGCGAAGGACCAGGGCAACTGGGACATGTGCCCTGACATCTTCTGA
- the osbp gene encoding oxysterol-binding protein 1 isoform X1: MSESKPPTPTPGDTYKGWLFKWTNYIKGYQRRWFVLSNGLLSYYRTQAEMGHTCRGTINLATANIAVEDSCNFVISNGGAQTYHLKASSEVERQRWITALELAKAKAVRMQAESDDSGDECPAMPPTSGQGGGGRNSEVQSTLRTLGSKVEDLTTCNDLIVKHGSALQRSLSELEGLRVGGDMGEKIRQVTERATLFRITSNAMINACRDFLSLAQNHSKRWQKALQAERDQRIRLEETLEQLAKQHNHLERAFRGATVLPSSFSNPALANKGGVSGKGDASDEDDDNEFFDAMEDPAEFITVPADPKYHRRSGSNVSGISSETGMDDQSVNFDELSLASNPDSPQSLELEPVRQRRTRIPDKPNYYLNLWSIMKNCIGKELSKIPMPVNFNEPLSMLQRLSEDLEYYELLDKAAKCQSSLEQMCYVAAFTVSSYSTTVHRTGKPFNPLLGETFELDRLRECGYRSLCEQVSHHPPAAAHHAASEKGWSLRQEITLASKFRGKYLSIMPLGSIQCLFEKSNNHYSWKKVTTTVHNIIVGKLWIDQSGEIDVVNHRTGDRCHLKFAPYSYFSRDVPRKVTGVVTDKDGKAHYVLSGTWDEKMEFSRVMQSSKGENGTEGKQRTVYQTLKAKEIWKKNPLPEGAENMYYFSSLALTLNEPEEGIAPTDSRRRPDQRLMEDGRWDEANAEKQRLEEKQRTARREREREAVKAVNSPEEAVTEDSINDSALKTDAGEAGTQASEVSDETDTEDSPPHTPVASPYGPSLLPYLMEGKEGPYGTPVKSAHPDNYQALWFEKLDDPVSGETLHVYKGGYWEAKDQGNWDMCPDIF, from the exons ATGTCGGAGTCTAAACCCCCTACTCCAACCCCAGGAGACACATATAAGGGTTGGCTCTTCAAATGGACAAACTATATAAAAGGTTACCAGAGACGTTGGTTTGTTCTTAGCAATGGACTGCTGTCTTACTATAG AACCCAGGCAGAAATGGGCCACACATGTCGTGGCACCATCAACTTGGCCACAGCTAATATCGCTGTGGAGGACTCGTGCAATTTTGTCATTTCCAATGGTGGAGCACAGACCTATCACTTAAAGGCTAGTTCCGAAGTGGAACGTCAGCGCTGGATCACTGCTCTGGAACTTGCCAAGGCTAAAGCTGTCCGCATGCAGGCTGAATCTG ATGACTCCGGTGATGAGTGCCCTGCTATGCCCCCAACCTCTGGACAGGGTGGAGGGGGCCGTAACTCAGAAGTCCAGTCCACACTACGCACACTTGGCAGCAAAGTTGAAGACCTGACCACCTGCAATGATCTCATTGTTAAACATGGATCTGCTCTCCAAAG GTCTTTGTCTGAGCTGGAGGGGCTTCGTGTCGGAGGTGACATGGGCGAAAAGATCAGACAAGTCACAGAGAGGGCAACACTGTTCCGAATCACCTCTAATGCCATGATCAAT GCATGTCGAGACTTCCTGTCACTGGCCCAGAACCACAGTAAGCGCTGGCAGAAAGCCTTACAGGCTGAAAGAGACCAGAGGATAAGACTGGAGGAGACACTGGAGCAGCTGGCCAAACAGCATAACCACTTAGAAAGGGCTTTCAGAGGAGCTACAGTCCTGCCCTCTTCATTCAGCAACCCTGCCTTAGCTAACAAAG GTGGTGTGTCAGGAAAAGGTGATGctagtgatgaagatgatgacaatgAGTTCTTTGATGCTATGGAAGATCCAGCAGAGTTCATTACTGTTCCTGCTGATCCCAAGTATCACAG GAGATCTGGTAGCAACGTTAGTGGGATCAGCAGTGAGACTGGAATGGACGATCAGTCTGTAAAT TTTGATGAACTATCTTTGGCATCTAATCCGGACTCTCCACAGTCCCTTGAGCTTGAGCCAGTTCGACAAAGACGAACTCGTATCCCCGACAAACCTAATTATTACCTCAATCTGTGGAGCATCATGAAGAACTGCATTGGAAAGGAGCTCTCAAAGATCCCAATGCCT GTTAATTTCAATGAGCCTCTTTCAATGTTGCAACGTTTGTCTGAAGATCTGGAGTACTATGAGCTGCTGGACAAGGCTGCGAAATGTCAGAGCTCTCTGGAGCAGATGTGTTACGTCGCTGCATTCACAGTCTCGTCCTACTCTACTACTGTTCACCGCACAGGAAAACCTTTTAATCCTTTGCTGGGCGAGACCTTTGAGCTTGATCGGCTCAGAGAGTGTGGCTACCGCTCCCTCTGCGAACAA GTGAGTCACCATCCACCTGCTGCAGCTCACCATGCTGCCTCTGAAAAGGGTTGGAGCCTCAGACAAGAAATTACTCTGGCTAGCAAGTTTAGAGGAAAATATCTGTCCATCATGCCCCTCG GTTCAATCCAATGTCTGTTTGAGAAAAGCAACAATCACTACTCATGGAAGAAAGTTACTACAACAGTACACAATATTATTGTTGGAAAATTGTGGATCGACCAG TCAGGGGAGATAGATGTGGTGAACCACCGGACAGGAGACCGCTGTCACCTCAAATTCGCACCTTACAGTTACTTCTCCAGAGATGTACCCAGAAAG GTAACAGGAGTGGTGACAGATAAGGATGGGAAAGCCCATTACGTGTTGTCAGGAACCTGGGATGAGAAGATGGAGTTTAGCAGGGTAATGCAGAGCAGTAAAGGTGAAAACGGCACTGAAGGCAAACAGAGGACTGTGTATCAGACGCTCAAAGCCAAAGAAATCTGGAAAAAGAACCCATTACC AGAGGGGGCAGAGAACATGTATTACTTTTCCTCACTTGCATTAACACTGAATGAACCCGAAGAGGGAATAGCACCGACAGACAGCAGGCGGCGGCCGGACCAGCGGTTAATGGAGGACGGACGATGGGATGAGGCCAATGCAGAGAAACAGCGGCTAGAAGAAAAACAGCGAACCGCCCGTCGAGAAAGGGAGAGGGAGGCTGTGAAGGCTGTCAACTCACCTGAggaag CTGTCACTGAGGATTCAATCAATGACTCTGCCCTGAAAA CTGATGCAGGGGAGGCTGGCACACAAGCAAGTGAGGTTTCTGATGAAA CTGACACAGAGGACTCACCCCCTCACACTCCGGTTGCAT cccCTTATGGACCATCACTCCTCCCTTACTTAA TGGAAGGCAAGGAAGGTCCTTATGGAACGCCAGTGAAAA GCGCCCACCCTGATAATTACCAAGCATTGTGGTTCGAGAAGCTCGACGATCCTGTATCCGGAGAGACCCTACATGTCTACAAAGGAGGCTACTGGGAGGCGAAGGACCAGGGCAACTGGGACATGTGCCCTGACATCTTCTGA
- the osbp gene encoding oxysterol-binding protein 1 isoform X2 yields the protein MSESKPPTPTPGDTYKGWLFKWTNYIKGYQRRWFVLSNGLLSYYRTQAEMGHTCRGTINLATANIAVEDSCNFVISNGGAQTYHLKASSEVERQRWITALELAKAKAVRMQAESDDSGDECPAMPPTSGQGGGGRNSEVQSTLRTLGSKVEDLTTCNDLIVKHGSALQRSLSELEGLRVGGDMGEKIRQVTERATLFRITSNAMINACRDFLSLAQNHSKRWQKALQAERDQRIRLEETLEQLAKQHNHLERAFRGATVLPSSFSNPALANKGGVSGKGDASDEDDDNEFFDAMEDPAEFITVPADPKYHRRSGSNVSGISSETGMDDQSVNFDELSLASNPDSPQSLELEPVRQRRTRIPDKPNYYLNLWSIMKNCIGKELSKIPMPVNFNEPLSMLQRLSEDLEYYELLDKAAKCQSSLEQMCYVAAFTVSSYSTTVHRTGKPFNPLLGETFELDRLRECGYRSLCEQVSHHPPAAAHHAASEKGWSLRQEITLASKFRGKYLSIMPLGSIQCLFEKSNNHYSWKKVTTTVHNIIVGKLWIDQSGEIDVVNHRTGDRCHLKFAPYSYFSRDVPRKVTGVVTDKDGKAHYVLSGTWDEKMEFSRVMQSSKGENGTEGKQRTVYQTLKAKEIWKKNPLPEGAENMYYFSSLALTLNEPEEGIAPTDSRRRPDQRLMEDGRWDEANAEKQRLEEKQRTARREREREAVKAVNSPEEADAGEAGTQASEVSDETDTEDSPPHTPVASPYGPSLLPYLMEGKEGPYGTPVKSAHPDNYQALWFEKLDDPVSGETLHVYKGGYWEAKDQGNWDMCPDIF from the exons ATGTCGGAGTCTAAACCCCCTACTCCAACCCCAGGAGACACATATAAGGGTTGGCTCTTCAAATGGACAAACTATATAAAAGGTTACCAGAGACGTTGGTTTGTTCTTAGCAATGGACTGCTGTCTTACTATAG AACCCAGGCAGAAATGGGCCACACATGTCGTGGCACCATCAACTTGGCCACAGCTAATATCGCTGTGGAGGACTCGTGCAATTTTGTCATTTCCAATGGTGGAGCACAGACCTATCACTTAAAGGCTAGTTCCGAAGTGGAACGTCAGCGCTGGATCACTGCTCTGGAACTTGCCAAGGCTAAAGCTGTCCGCATGCAGGCTGAATCTG ATGACTCCGGTGATGAGTGCCCTGCTATGCCCCCAACCTCTGGACAGGGTGGAGGGGGCCGTAACTCAGAAGTCCAGTCCACACTACGCACACTTGGCAGCAAAGTTGAAGACCTGACCACCTGCAATGATCTCATTGTTAAACATGGATCTGCTCTCCAAAG GTCTTTGTCTGAGCTGGAGGGGCTTCGTGTCGGAGGTGACATGGGCGAAAAGATCAGACAAGTCACAGAGAGGGCAACACTGTTCCGAATCACCTCTAATGCCATGATCAAT GCATGTCGAGACTTCCTGTCACTGGCCCAGAACCACAGTAAGCGCTGGCAGAAAGCCTTACAGGCTGAAAGAGACCAGAGGATAAGACTGGAGGAGACACTGGAGCAGCTGGCCAAACAGCATAACCACTTAGAAAGGGCTTTCAGAGGAGCTACAGTCCTGCCCTCTTCATTCAGCAACCCTGCCTTAGCTAACAAAG GTGGTGTGTCAGGAAAAGGTGATGctagtgatgaagatgatgacaatgAGTTCTTTGATGCTATGGAAGATCCAGCAGAGTTCATTACTGTTCCTGCTGATCCCAAGTATCACAG GAGATCTGGTAGCAACGTTAGTGGGATCAGCAGTGAGACTGGAATGGACGATCAGTCTGTAAAT TTTGATGAACTATCTTTGGCATCTAATCCGGACTCTCCACAGTCCCTTGAGCTTGAGCCAGTTCGACAAAGACGAACTCGTATCCCCGACAAACCTAATTATTACCTCAATCTGTGGAGCATCATGAAGAACTGCATTGGAAAGGAGCTCTCAAAGATCCCAATGCCT GTTAATTTCAATGAGCCTCTTTCAATGTTGCAACGTTTGTCTGAAGATCTGGAGTACTATGAGCTGCTGGACAAGGCTGCGAAATGTCAGAGCTCTCTGGAGCAGATGTGTTACGTCGCTGCATTCACAGTCTCGTCCTACTCTACTACTGTTCACCGCACAGGAAAACCTTTTAATCCTTTGCTGGGCGAGACCTTTGAGCTTGATCGGCTCAGAGAGTGTGGCTACCGCTCCCTCTGCGAACAA GTGAGTCACCATCCACCTGCTGCAGCTCACCATGCTGCCTCTGAAAAGGGTTGGAGCCTCAGACAAGAAATTACTCTGGCTAGCAAGTTTAGAGGAAAATATCTGTCCATCATGCCCCTCG GTTCAATCCAATGTCTGTTTGAGAAAAGCAACAATCACTACTCATGGAAGAAAGTTACTACAACAGTACACAATATTATTGTTGGAAAATTGTGGATCGACCAG TCAGGGGAGATAGATGTGGTGAACCACCGGACAGGAGACCGCTGTCACCTCAAATTCGCACCTTACAGTTACTTCTCCAGAGATGTACCCAGAAAG GTAACAGGAGTGGTGACAGATAAGGATGGGAAAGCCCATTACGTGTTGTCAGGAACCTGGGATGAGAAGATGGAGTTTAGCAGGGTAATGCAGAGCAGTAAAGGTGAAAACGGCACTGAAGGCAAACAGAGGACTGTGTATCAGACGCTCAAAGCCAAAGAAATCTGGAAAAAGAACCCATTACC AGAGGGGGCAGAGAACATGTATTACTTTTCCTCACTTGCATTAACACTGAATGAACCCGAAGAGGGAATAGCACCGACAGACAGCAGGCGGCGGCCGGACCAGCGGTTAATGGAGGACGGACGATGGGATGAGGCCAATGCAGAGAAACAGCGGCTAGAAGAAAAACAGCGAACCGCCCGTCGAGAAAGGGAGAGGGAGGCTGTGAAGGCTGTCAACTCACCTGAggaag CTGATGCAGGGGAGGCTGGCACACAAGCAAGTGAGGTTTCTGATGAAA CTGACACAGAGGACTCACCCCCTCACACTCCGGTTGCAT cccCTTATGGACCATCACTCCTCCCTTACTTAA TGGAAGGCAAGGAAGGTCCTTATGGAACGCCAGTGAAAA GCGCCCACCCTGATAATTACCAAGCATTGTGGTTCGAGAAGCTCGACGATCCTGTATCCGGAGAGACCCTACATGTCTACAAAGGAGGCTACTGGGAGGCGAAGGACCAGGGCAACTGGGACATGTGCCCTGACATCTTCTGA